In Exiguobacterium sibiricum 7-3, the genomic window ACTTGGAGGCGTACTCAAGTGGTTTAAGAGAACGGTCTTGAAAACCGTCAGGCGGCGAAAGCCGTGCGTGGGTTCGAATCCCACCGCCTCCTCCACTTCTTTTTTTTTACCCAAAATTACATGTAACATGGAGTCGTACCCAAGCCCGGCTGAAGGGGACGGACTCGAAATCCGTTAGGGGTCGCAAGGCCCGCGTGGGTTCGAATCCCACCGACTCCGCTTATATAAGCATCTCACATTCATCGTGAGATGCTTTTTTATTGCTTCCATCAAGAGTGGCATGCTATGTTTTCCTACATCTTAGACAGAAAAAGGAGCAGCAATTATGACACTCACTAAACACATGTTACTCACACATTATCAGGACACGATGGATTTTGTTCGTGGTCTTGAACACATATCGGAAGAAGCATGGCGGACACCTTATGCAGAAGGGAAATGGACAGTCGCTGAAATCATCGGTCATTTATCGCCATGGGATCGATTCCTTGTCGCGGAACGCTTGCCATATATTTTGGCGAATGAACCGTTCCGTGTGAAACCGGACAGCGAGGCTGTTAACGAAGAGGCCGCAAAAATGAGCCGGGAACAACAACGGATTTTGACGATTGACGAATTTTTAGTCAGCCGTGACCGATTGCACCGTGCCGTTGAACTGATTCCGGAAGACCGTTTGACGGATACATTCACGTCAAAAGGAAAAACGATTTCGCTTCTCGAATTTTTAGGCGCCATGATGCAACACGATTTGCATCACCGGGCTCAAATTGAACAAGTAACCGTGGCATGAAAAAAAGCCCGTCGACTTAACCGTCGACGGGCTTTTGGATTAGCGGATTTTAGCAATGCGGGCGACTTCAAGTTGTTTGTCGATTTTTGATAAAATCCGTTCGATTGATTCCGGTTCATTCAACAAATCATATTCGTCGATCGACAGACGAAGGACAGGACAGATTGTGAAGTTATTGATCCAGTTCGTGTAGCGTTCGTACATTTCTTCCCAATACTCGATTGGCGTTTGTTGTTCCATTTCGCGTCCGCGTAAACGAATCCGCTCAAGAACTTGTTCAAACGATCCTTCGAGATAAATCAGGAGATCCGGATGCGGGAAGAACGGTGTCATGACCATTGCGTCAAACAAACTCGAGTACGTTTCATAATCCGTTGGTGACATCGTTCCTTTTTCGAAATGCATCTTCGCAAAGATGCCTGTATCTTCGTAAATTGAACGGTCTTGAATGAAACCGCCACCGTATTGGAAGATTTTCTTTTGTTCCTTAAAGCGTTCAGCAAGGAAGTAAATTTGTAAGTGGAAGCTCCACCGCTCGAAATCATGATAAAATTTGTCCAGGTAAGGGTTCGTATCGACTTTTTCAAGAGATGTCCGGAAACCAAGTGAGTCTGCTAGACCGTTTGTAATCGTCGATTTACCGATACCGACCATTCCACCAATCGTAATGACGGCATCTGCCGGGATGTTATACTTTTCACGTAATTTCGAGTTCATGCGTGGTTCGCTCCTTCATATAATTCGTTGCGGATCTTTGTCAGGACGTATTCCAAATCTTCCGGACGCTTGACGAAGTCCAGTTCATCTCCGTTGAAACGGATGACTTTCACTTCCGGATGCTTGATTTGATAATCCGTGACGAACGTTTCGTAATCAGCTGCCAGTTGTTCGAGATAAGCACGTGACATGTTTTCTTCAATCTCACGTCCGCGTAAAGCAACACGTTTCATCAACGTATCGATGCTTGCATCTAAATAAATGACGGCATCGGGTTTAGGCATATCCGTTGTCAGGATCGAATAGATTTGTTCGTACTTATCGAGGTGCTCGACTTTCAGAGAACGATGGGCAAAAATAAGGTTTTTAAAGATATGATAATCAGCGACGACAGAGCGCTGCTTACTGAGATAGTGACGTTCGATATCATCGAGTTGCTTAAAGCGATTACACAAGAAGAACATTTCCGTTTGGAAACTCCATTCTTCGATGTCTTCATAGAACTTTCCAAGAAAGGGATTTTCTTCGACGATTTCGCGTAGCATAGAAAATGAGAAATGGTGACTGATGGCGTTAGCAAGTGAAGTTTTTCCAACACCAATGGGTCCTTCAACCGTTATGAACATATTCAATTACCCTCCGTTCAGCAAAGTGCAATTTATATTTTAGCACAAAGCAGCGGCACCTGCCGAAGTTTCCCGGAGAGAATTTTTGTAAAGATAGGAAGTGTGATGATGGAACGGCATGAACACTATATGCACCTCGCCATTGAAGAAGCAAAAAAAGCAAAAGCAATCGGAGAAGTCCCGATTGGTTGTGTCATCGTCAAAGGAGATGAGGTCATCGCGACCGGTTATAACCACCGGGAAACGAATCATCAGGCGACGGCACATGCAGAGCTGTTAGCGATTGAAGAAGCCTGTAGTAAGTTAGAAAACTGGCGCCTGGAAGGATGCGAGCTCTATGTGACGCTCGAACCCTGTCCGATGTGTGCCGGAGCCATTATGCTGTCGCGGATCGAACATGTCATCTTTGGAGCGGTTGATCCGAAAGGAGGATGTTGCGGGACCTTGATGAATCTGGTCCAGGATGACCGGTTTAATCATGTGTCGCAATTGACAGGTGGGGTTCTTGAACAGGAGTGCGGTGAGATGCTGACGTCTTTTTTCCGGGAGCTTCGGGCGAAAAAGAAACAACAGAAACGGGCAATGGGTTGCAACGGGACCGATGAAACAGTATAATGAAAAAGCACTCGAAACAAGTGCCACTAAAATACGATAAACCATTTGCCGTGCTAGGTGGGGATGTAGCGGTTCCCTGTCACTCGCAATCCGCTATAGCGAGACTGAATTCCATATCGAGGGATAGGATTGGTGTGGTCTGCCTTACGTAAGTAGCGTTGACGTCTGAGTCCTGCGCAACAGATACCCATGAACCAGGTCAGGTCCGGAAGGAAGCAGCCTTAAGTGGTGCTCTCTGTGTGCCGCAGGAGTGCTTGGACTGAGCAGGCTGCGTGAGTAACGCATGTTGAACCTATTTCAGAATATGGTGCGCGGCAGTTTAATTTTAGATAACAAGTCTACAGCCGGTTCCGGTTGTAGACTTTTTTAGGTAGAATAGAAAGAGGATTTTGAACTACCTCCACCTACGCTTCGCTAAGAGGTGGAGGATTCCTGAGTTATCCAACCTAGCGGTCAAAAATTTATCAGGCTAACCCCGTCGTCCCGACGGTTGAACATTGATCTTGTCCGTTTCTTTTATACGGATGCCTACTCTGCTTGGTTTTCGCTACTTCGGTCATCCGCAAGGTGAACGTTGAAGATTTTACGTGACAGACGAACTTCCTGTCACAACCCTATATCTTCAGTTTTCAAAGAACATGACTATTTTTTTATTCCTGATTTTAATTGTTTTCAAACCAAGAGTGTCGGACAATTGACGTGTCGCAAGACACGCCTTGCCCGAAGACGATTCATCCCCCACTTGCACTAGGGCCTCGCCCTGAACGTTTAGAAGTGGGAGTATTCTCGTCTGATTTTGATAAATAGAGGAGGCGCAAACTTGGCCTATCAAGCATTATATCGGGTATACCGGCCGCAACGTTTTGATGAAGTCGTCGGACAGGCCCATATTACCCGGACGATTCAAAACGCCTTGATGGAAGAACGCATGTCACATGCCTATCTGTTCTCTGGACCACGAGGAACGGGGAAAACCAGTCTGGCAAAAATCATTGCGAAGGCAATCAACTGTGAAAAAGCGCCTGTAAATGAACCATGTAACGAATGTCCGACGTGTCGGGCGATTACAGAAGGATCAAGTCCTGATGTGTTTGAAATCGATGCTGCGTCCAACAACGGTGTTGATGAAATCCGGGAAATCCGGGATAAGGTCAAATATCCACCATCGGAAGCAGCATACAAAGTGTATATCATCGATGAAGTCCATATGTTATCAACCGGTGCCTTCAATGCGTTATTAAAAACATTGGAAGAACCGCCGGCACATGCGATTTTCATCCTGGCGACGACGGAGCCGCATAAAATTCCGGCAACGATCATTTCACGTTGCCAACGTTTTGACGTCAAGCGGCATGAAGTGGATCAACTAATGGAACGGATGCAGTACATCTTATCGGATCAAACGATCGGTTATACGGAAACCGCGTTACGATTGATTGCCCGAGCTGCGGATGGCGGAATGCGGGACGCGTTGAGCCTGCTCGATCAGGCAGTCGCCTTTTCAAATGGAGACTTAACGGATGAGGCTGTACTGGAAGTGACGGGGGCAGTTGAGGATGAAGCATTGCTCGCAGTCGCGAGCGCATTGCAAGCCCATCAAGTCGACCAGTTGTTGCAGACACTTGAAAAAATGCAACGTGCAGGAAAAGATTTAAAGCGGTTCGTTGAAGACTTGGTGTTTTTCTATCGTGATACATTGCTACTTAAAACGTCTCCGACGGCGGTTGATTTACTGGAACGGGCTCGGCCGACGGAAGCGTTCAAGACATTTGTCGAAACAATCGAGATGGAAACGTGTTTCCACGTCATTGAACAGTTACATGATTGCCAACAGCAAATGCGTTTGACGAATCATCCGCGTGTTCTAGTCGAGATTGCGTTCATTCAGATTGCGGAACAAGGACGAACGACAGGACAAATCATGCAAAGTTTGCAACAAGAAGTACGGGAACTGAAAGAACAGATGCATCAGTTGAAAGTAACCGGAATCCCAGCTGCTGAAGGAGCTGCTGTCCAACAGCCCGCTAAGCGAAAACAAGCCCGACCGACAGTGCGGATTGCCAAGGAACGAATCCGGCAAATGTTGAGTCGTGCAGAGAAGGCGCAGCTTCTTGAGATTCAAGAACGTTGGGATGCCATTTTGAAATTGATTCTAAAGCAAGACGGTCCGATTTATTCATTGGTACACGAAAGTAAACCGGTCTTATGTTCAGAGGATACATTGCTGATTGAATTCGATAACGGAAAAGGATGGCACTTTGAACAGGTCATGACCAATGAACGAACGCGTTTCGTTATTGAAGAAGCACTGTTTGAGGTCTGTGGTGTCAAACGCCAAATTCTTGCGATTCTCGATAATGACTGGAAAGAACTAAAAGCAGAGTTTG contains:
- a CDS encoding deoxynucleoside kinase; this encodes MNSKLREKYNIPADAVITIGGMVGIGKSTITNGLADSLGFRTSLEKVDTNPYLDKFYHDFERWSFHLQIYFLAERFKEQKKIFQYGGGFIQDRSIYEDTGIFAKMHFEKGTMSPTDYETYSSLFDAMVMTPFFPHPDLLIYLEGSFEQVLERIRLRGREMEQQTPIEYWEEMYERYTNWINNFTICPVLRLSIDEYDLLNEPESIERILSKIDKQLEVARIAKIR
- a CDS encoding DinB family protein, with translation MTLTKHMLLTHYQDTMDFVRGLEHISEEAWRTPYAEGKWTVAEIIGHLSPWDRFLVAERLPYILANEPFRVKPDSEAVNEEAAKMSREQQRILTIDEFLVSRDRLHRAVELIPEDRLTDTFTSKGKTISLLEFLGAMMQHDLHHRAQIEQVTVA
- the tadA gene encoding tRNA adenosine(34) deaminase TadA — encoded protein: MERHEHYMHLAIEEAKKAKAIGEVPIGCVIVKGDEVIATGYNHRETNHQATAHAELLAIEEACSKLENWRLEGCELYVTLEPCPMCAGAIMLSRIEHVIFGAVDPKGGCCGTLMNLVQDDRFNHVSQLTGGVLEQECGEMLTSFFRELRAKKKQQKRAMGCNGTDETV
- the dnaX gene encoding DNA polymerase III subunit gamma/tau, which gives rise to MAYQALYRVYRPQRFDEVVGQAHITRTIQNALMEERMSHAYLFSGPRGTGKTSLAKIIAKAINCEKAPVNEPCNECPTCRAITEGSSPDVFEIDAASNNGVDEIREIRDKVKYPPSEAAYKVYIIDEVHMLSTGAFNALLKTLEEPPAHAIFILATTEPHKIPATIISRCQRFDVKRHEVDQLMERMQYILSDQTIGYTETALRLIARAADGGMRDALSLLDQAVAFSNGDLTDEAVLEVTGAVEDEALLAVASALQAHQVDQLLQTLEKMQRAGKDLKRFVEDLVFFYRDTLLLKTSPTAVDLLERARPTEAFKTFVETIEMETCFHVIEQLHDCQQQMRLTNHPRVLVEIAFIQIAEQGRTTGQIMQSLQQEVRELKEQMHQLKVTGIPAAEGAAVQQPAKRKQARPTVRIAKERIRQMLSRAEKAQLLEIQERWDAILKLILKQDGPIYSLVHESKPVLCSEDTLLIEFDNGKGWHFEQVMTNERTRFVIEEALFEVCGVKRQILAILDNDWKELKAEFVAKRNSSNIEEKEVAVESEEDRLLSETLGRFGDIVEFED
- a CDS encoding deoxynucleoside kinase, translated to MFITVEGPIGVGKTSLANAISHHFSFSMLREIVEENPFLGKFYEDIEEWSFQTEMFFLCNRFKQLDDIERHYLSKQRSVVADYHIFKNLIFAHRSLKVEHLDKYEQIYSILTTDMPKPDAVIYLDASIDTLMKRVALRGREIEENMSRAYLEQLAADYETFVTDYQIKHPEVKVIRFNGDELDFVKRPEDLEYVLTKIRNELYEGANHA